In a single window of the Dehalococcoidia bacterium genome:
- a CDS encoding DEAD/DEAH box helicase, whose translation MDLSFRSFNLRPSSVEALEAQGITTPTPIQAQTIPLLLEGHDVIGQAHTGSGKTLAFGLPLVERCDPALKAPQALVLTPTRELAQQVASVLEDIGKPAGLRVAVIYGGVGYGPQLDALRAGAQVVVGTPGRVLDHLGSGALDTRSIRYAVLDEADEMLDRGFARDIERILDRTPRGRQTALFSATTPEWVHKVSAKYLRNPKVVSVKTESKPDIEHIVIEAWNADKFGILLALLDEEVEGATLVFGRTKHGVENLARRLNRMGYEVEALQGNLGQQARDRIMARFRAGHVPVLLATNVAARGIDMLDIERVINYDIPETPELFTHRVGRTGRMGRAGRAITIVTAVDLLKLREIEAKLGHKLPRVSVAELNIAPRQPLPEMRAAMRSRPEPQPRPAANGSAPA comes from the coding sequence ATGGATTTGTCGTTCCGTTCGTTCAACCTGCGCCCTAGCTCCGTGGAGGCCCTCGAGGCCCAGGGCATCACGACCCCCACCCCTATCCAGGCGCAGACCATACCCCTCCTCCTCGAAGGCCACGACGTCATCGGGCAGGCGCACACGGGCTCGGGCAAGACGCTGGCCTTTGGGCTGCCGCTGGTCGAGCGCTGCGACCCCGCGCTGAAGGCGCCGCAGGCGCTGGTCCTGACGCCGACGCGCGAGCTGGCGCAGCAGGTGGCGTCGGTGCTCGAAGACATCGGCAAGCCCGCCGGCCTGCGCGTCGCCGTGATCTACGGCGGAGTCGGCTACGGCCCCCAACTGGACGCGCTGCGCGCCGGCGCGCAGGTCGTGGTTGGCACGCCGGGCCGCGTGCTCGACCACCTGGGCAGCGGCGCTTTGGACACGCGCTCCATCCGCTACGCCGTGCTGGACGAGGCGGACGAGATGCTGGACCGGGGCTTCGCGCGCGACATCGAGCGCATCCTGGACCGCACGCCGCGCGGGCGCCAGACGGCGCTGTTCTCGGCGACGACGCCGGAGTGGGTGCACAAGGTGTCGGCGAAGTACCTGCGCAACCCGAAGGTGGTGTCGGTCAAGACGGAGTCGAAGCCTGACATCGAGCACATCGTCATCGAGGCCTGGAACGCCGACAAGTTCGGCATCCTCCTCGCCCTCCTCGACGAAGAGGTCGAGGGCGCGACCCTGGTCTTCGGGCGCACCAAGCACGGCGTCGAGAACCTGGCGCGACGCCTGAACCGCATGGGCTACGAGGTCGAGGCGCTGCAGGGCAACCTGGGCCAGCAGGCCCGCGACCGCATCATGGCCCGCTTCCGCGCCGGCCACGTGCCTGTCCTCCTGGCGACGAACGTCGCCGCGCGGGGCATCGACATGCTGGACATCGAGCGCGTCATCAACTACGACATCCCGGAGACGCCGGAGCTCTTCACCCACCGCGTCGGCCGCACGGGCCGCATGGGCCGCGCCGGCCGCGCCATCACGATCGTGACCGCGGTGGACCTCCTGAAGCTGCGGGAGATCGAGGCGAAGCTGGGCCACAAGCTGCCGCGCGTGTCCGTGGCGGAGTTGAACATCGCCCCGCGCCAGCCGCTGCCCGAGATGCGCGCCGCCATGCGCTCGCGCCCGGAGCCGCAGCCGCGCCCGGCCGCCAACGGCAGCGCGCCGGC
- a CDS encoding helix-turn-helix transcriptional regulator, translated as MRPTTSGHDSTDSPSAGLEVLRLAAEGLNSQETGLRLHISENTVRTHFARVAGKLGARNACQLGARAVELGILRPSDVNNR; from the coding sequence ATGAGGCCGACCACGAGCGGGCACGACAGCACGGACTCACCGAGCGCGGGGCTCGAGGTGTTACGCCTTGCCGCCGAGGGACTGAACAGCCAGGAGACCGGCTTGCGCCTCCACATCAGCGAGAACACCGTCCGGACACACTTCGCCAGGGTCGCCGGCAAGCTGGGGGCGAGGAATGCCTGCCAGCTCGGCGCCCGCGCGGTGGAGCTTGGGATACTGCGACCAAGTGATGTCAACAATCGTTGA
- a CDS encoding acetate--CoA ligase family protein, whose translation MTTLAEVVSAARSQGRRLLNEVEAKQVLAEAGVPVVPAKLARTRDEAVALAREAGFPVALKVVSLDIAHKSDVGGVKLGLADEAAVAAAFDEIMTSAKQAQPDARIDGVSVQEMAAPGTEVIIGVNTDPQFGPVLMFGLGGVLVEVLEDVAFRIVPIEPRDARHMVREIKGFKLLEGYRGSPPADVAALESLLLKVSEFVDAHPEVAELDLNPVFAYPDGAVAVDARIVLAD comes from the coding sequence GTGACAACGCTTGCTGAAGTCGTGTCAGCGGCCCGCTCGCAGGGACGCCGGCTCCTGAACGAGGTCGAGGCGAAGCAGGTGCTGGCCGAGGCCGGCGTGCCCGTCGTGCCGGCAAAGCTGGCGCGGACGCGGGACGAGGCCGTCGCCCTGGCGCGCGAGGCCGGCTTCCCCGTCGCCCTCAAGGTCGTCTCGCTCGATATCGCCCACAAGAGCGATGTCGGCGGCGTGAAGCTCGGCCTCGCCGACGAGGCCGCCGTCGCCGCCGCCTTCGACGAGATCATGACCTCGGCGAAGCAGGCGCAGCCTGACGCCCGCATCGACGGCGTCTCCGTCCAGGAGATGGCCGCGCCCGGCACCGAGGTCATCATCGGGGTGAACACGGACCCGCAGTTCGGGCCCGTGCTCATGTTCGGGCTCGGCGGCGTCCTCGTCGAAGTGCTCGAAGACGTCGCCTTCCGCATCGTCCCCATCGAGCCCCGCGACGCCCGCCACATGGTGCGCGAGATCAAGGGCTTCAAGCTGCTCGAGGGCTACCGCGGCTCGCCGCCGGCGGATGTCGCGGCCCTGGAGTCGCTGCTGCTCAAAGTCTCGGAGTTCGTCGACGCCCACCCGGAGGTGGCGGAGCTGGACCTTAACCCCGTGTTCGCCTACCCGGACGGAGCGGTGGCCGTGGACGCGCGCATCGTCCTGGCGGATTAG
- a CDS encoding nitroreductase/quinone reductase family protein, protein MTPYCYLTTTGRVTGRPHTIEIWFARQGDTLYLLAGGRHRSDWVRNLMRNPEVRVRIADVDHAGRARLVDADSEEDALARRLLLEKYSPGYSGDLADWGRSALPVAIDLEG, encoded by the coding sequence GTGACACCCTACTGCTATCTCACCACTACAGGCCGCGTCACCGGCAGGCCGCACACTATCGAGATCTGGTTTGCTCGCCAGGGCGATACCCTGTACCTGCTCGCCGGCGGCCGCCACCGTTCCGATTGGGTGCGTAACCTCATGCGCAACCCGGAGGTGCGGGTGCGCATCGCCGACGTCGACCATGCCGGCCGCGCCCGGCTCGTGGACGCGGACAGCGAAGAGGACGCCCTCGCCCGGCGCCTGCTACTCGAGAAGTACAGTCCGGGGTACTCGGGAGACCTCGCGGACTGGGGCCGCTCCGCGCTTCCCGTGGCTATCGACCTCGAGGGTTGA
- a CDS encoding Type 1 glutamine amidotransferase-like domain-containing protein, whose product MTANGGIGPLVLAGSGEYTETMEVVDRFLLEVLNGRAVILIATACAMEGDERMAWWEQLGVRHFRKFGVEAIPVRIRNQEEANIEKHAELIANAGLVWFSGGSAAYLARSFDGTLAWAALQDANAAGAAVAGASGGLGVLNPHVHQPGPDGQAPPGPTGLGLAAPVRAMSHFDRFAERRPEMLQRAIDGLAPGQKLAGVDEDTAIVWHDGAWRAMGHKRVQVFEKGAAPRLYRPGDVIDSLPPPERAR is encoded by the coding sequence ATGACCGCGAACGGCGGTATCGGCCCCCTGGTGCTCGCCGGCTCCGGCGAGTACACGGAGACGATGGAGGTCGTCGACCGCTTCCTGCTGGAAGTGCTGAACGGGCGCGCCGTCATCCTCATCGCCACCGCCTGCGCCATGGAGGGGGACGAGCGCATGGCCTGGTGGGAGCAGCTCGGCGTGCGACACTTCCGTAAGTTCGGGGTCGAGGCGATACCGGTGCGCATCCGCAATCAGGAGGAGGCGAACATCGAGAAGCACGCCGAACTGATCGCGAACGCCGGCCTGGTCTGGTTCTCCGGCGGCAGCGCCGCCTACCTCGCCCGCTCCTTCGACGGCACCCTCGCCTGGGCAGCCCTCCAGGATGCGAATGCAGCCGGCGCGGCGGTCGCCGGGGCCAGCGGCGGCCTCGGGGTGCTGAACCCCCACGTGCACCAGCCCGGTCCCGATGGCCAGGCGCCACCCGGCCCTACGGGCCTTGGTCTGGCCGCGCCGGTGCGGGCGATGTCCCACTTCGACCGCTTCGCCGAGCGCCGGCCGGAGATGCTGCAGCGCGCCATCGATGGTCTCGCGCCGGGCCAGAAGCTTGCCGGCGTGGACGAGGATACGGCGATTGTCTGGCACGACGGCGCCTGGCGGGCGATGGGCCACAAGCGCGTCCAGGTCTTCGAGAAAGGCGCCGCGCCCCGCCTCTACCGCCCGGGCGACGTCATCGACTCGCTCCCGCCGCCTGAGCGGGCGCGGTGA